The following are from one region of the Salvia hispanica cultivar TCC Black 2014 chromosome 1, UniMelb_Shisp_WGS_1.0, whole genome shotgun sequence genome:
- the LOC125201208 gene encoding subtilisin-like protease SBT1.2, with amino-acid sequence MELKSPLFFVFVFLLSLSHAHDDIQTYIVQLHPDGPSRSYFPSKLHWHLSFLDKSVSTDEDSSSRLLYSYGLAMEGFAARLSPSEVEMLKRSHEVVAVRPDRKLEIHTTYSYTFLGLSPAREGGVWAESRFGRGSIIGVLDTGVWPESPSFDDRGMPPVPPRWKGICQQGQEFNASNCNRKIIGARYFSKGHRVASLTSSPDVVAEYVSPRDSHGHGTHTASTAGGTTVSMASVLGGGGGTARGMAPAAHIAVYKVCWFSGCYSSDILAAMDEAIRDGVDVLSLSLGGFPVPLYEDTIAIGSFRAMEHGISVICAAGNNGPIQNSVANEAPWIATIGASTLDRRFPAVVRLGNRKLLYGESMYPGKGIAAAQKELELVYITGDNKGSNFCLRGSLPRAKVRGKMVVCDRGVNGRAEKGQIVKEAGGAAMILTNTEINLEEDSVDVHVLPATQIGSDEAFHLRSYINSTKLPKARIIFGGTVVGKSRAPAVAQFSSRGPSYTDPSVLKPDIIAPGVNIIAAWPQNLGPSALPEDSRRVNFTVMSGTSMACPHVSGIAALLHSAHPKWTPAAIKSALMTTADRHDHQGKPIMDGDKPADLFATGAGQVNPGRAINPGLIYDIRPDDHITHLCTLGYRRSEIFSITQRNVSCHDLLRKNKGFSLNYPTFSVIFKNGDTTKTIKRQVTNVGSPNSIYSLELKAPKGVTVRVRPRRLTFRHANQTLSYRVRFISKKRIKTKDTRFAEGHLTWVNTRSYNRVRSPVSVTWSSTK; translated from the coding sequence ATGGAACTCAAATCTCCACtcttcttcgtcttcgtcTTTCTTCTGTCTCTGTCTCATGCACACGACGATATCCAGACCTACATCGTGCAGCTCCACCCCGACGGCCCTTCCCGTTCATACTTCCCCTCTAAGCTCCATTGGCACCTCTCCTTCCTCGATAAATCCGTTTCGACGGATGAGGATTCGTCGTCGCGCCTCTTGTATTCCTATGGCCTCGCCATGGAAGGCTTTGCTGCTCGCCTCTCGCCTTCCGAGGTCGAGATGCTGAAGAGATCGCATGAGGTTGTGGCAGTGCGGCCGGACAGAAAGCTCGAGATTCACACTACTTATTCGTACACCTTCTTGGGGCTGAGCCCTGCGAGAGAAGGTGGCGTGTGGGCTGAGTCCCGCTTCGGCCGGGGCTCGATCATAGGCGTGCTCGACACCGGAGTCTGGCCGGAGAGCCCGAGCTTCGATGACCGGGGTATGCCGCCAGTTCCTCCGAGGTGGAAAGGAATATGCCAACAAGGGCAGGAATTCAATGCTTCAAACTGTAATAGAAAGATCATCGGCGCGAGATACTTCAGCAAAGGCCACCGTGTCGCCTCGCTGACGTCCTCACCCGACGTTGTAGCAGAATATGTGTCGCCCCGCGACTCCCATGGCCACGGCACCCACACGGCCTCCACCGCCGGCGGAACTACTGTCTCGATGGCGAGCGTGCTCGGAGGTGGAGGCGGTACGGCTCGAGGAATGGCCCCAGCTGCGCACATTGCGGTGTATAAAGTGTGCTGGTTCAGTGGCTGCTACAGCTCAGACATTCTTGCAGCCATGGATGAAGCCATCAGAGATGGAGTGGACGTGCTTTCCCTCTCGTTGGGAGGCTTCCCGGTGCCCCTCTACGAGGACACTATAGCCATCGGTAGCTTCCGAGCTATGGAACATGGCATATCAGTGATATGTGCTGCAGGAAACAATGGTCCAATTCAGAATTCTGTTGCAAATGAGGCTCCTTGGATTGCAACCATCGGGGCAAGCACCCTCGACAGAAGGTTCCCGGCCGTGGTTCGACTAGGTAACCGGAAGCTTCTATACGGAGAATCCATGTACCCGGGGAAAGGAATCGCAGCGGCTCAGAAAGAGCTCGAGCTGGTATACATCACAGGCGACAATAAAGGCAGTAACTTCTGCTTGAGAGGGTCTCTTCCGAGGGCAAAGGTACGAGGCAAGATGGTCGTCTGCGACCGCGGTGTTAACGGGAGGGCCGAGAAGGGTCAGATTGTAAAGGAAGCCGGTGGTGCTGCCATGATCCTAACCAACACCGAGATAAACTTGGAAGAAGATTCAGTGGATGTCCATGTCCTCCCAGCAACACAGATCGGTTCTGACGAAGCATTTCACCTCAGAAGCTACATAAACTCGACGAAACTGCCTAAAGCAAGAATCATCTTTGGAGGAACGGTCGTAGGGAAGTCCAGAGCACCTGCAGTTGCGCAGTTTTCATCGAGAGGGCCAAGTTACACTGACCCTTCAGTTCTGAAGCCAGACATAATCGCCCCGGGGGTCAACATCATTGCTGCGTGGCCTCAAAACCTCGGCCCCAGCGCCCTTCCAGAAGATTCTAGAAGAGTGAACTTCACTGTCATGTCAGGAACATCCATGGCATGCCCCCATGTCAGTGGTATCGCAGCTCTGCTTCATTCGGCTCATCCAAAATGGACGCCTGCCGCCATCAAATCTGCACTCATGACGACCGCAGATAGGCACGATCATCAAGGAAAACCAATAATGGACGGAGATAAGCCTGCTGACCTCTTTGCAACTGGAGCAGGGCAAGTGAATCCCGGAAGAGCAATCAATCCGGGATTGATATACGACATCCGACCAGACGACCACATTACTCATCTATGCACACTCGGATACAGAAGATCAGAGATATTCAGCATCACTCAGAGGAACGTGAGCTGCCACGACCTCTTGCGGAAGAACAAGGGTTTCAGCCTCAATTACCCCACGTTTTCCGTCATCTTCAAAAACGGAGATACAACAAAGACGATAAAAAGACAAGTAACAAACGTGGGCAGCCCCAATTCCATCTACTCGCTGGAACTGAAGGCACCCAAGGGAGTCACAGTGAGAGTTAGACCACGTCGCCTGACATTCAGACATGCGAACCAAACTCTGAGTTACCGAGTTCGGTTTATATCAAAGAAAAGAATCAAGACAAAGGATACGAGGTTCGCAGAAGGGCACCTGACATGGGTGAATACGAGAAGCTATAACCGGGTTCGCAGCCCAGTTTCAGTGACATGGTCATCAACAAAGTGA
- the LOC125205570 gene encoding auxin-responsive protein IAA11-like isoform X1, producing MQIDLYNMSSKESYDESELELGLGLSLGGANTKPNQPAPSSSSSSSSSSITKLNPTGTKRTADFPCSPPARSAISSQVVGWPPVRTYRLNSLSNHAKSPVTEELFSISDKCDGKCTDNSNNNNSKEKGFVKTSLFVKAKMDGVAIGRKVDLNAHSCYETLASALDAMFIPSASVGARGSNMEEHASVAGKRQHVRFLDGSSDFVLTYEDKDGDWMLVGDVPWEIFLNSVRRLRIMRTTDAKGLAPGSQERNGRRPITPL from the exons ATGCAAATTGATCTTTACAACATGTCGTCGAAGGAGTCTTATGATGAGTCGGAGCTGGAATTGGGGCTCGGCCTCAGCCTTGGAGGTGCAAATACTAAGCCCAACCAACCGGCGCCATCCTCCTCCtcatcctcctcttcttcttccattaCTAAGCTCAATCCTACCGGCACCAAGAGAACTGCTGATTTCCCCTGTTCCCCGCCTGCCCGTTCTGCAATTAG CAGCCAGGTTGTTGGATGGCCTCCCGTCCGAACTTATAGACTGAACAGCTTGTCGAACCATGCAAAATCACCCGTCACGGAAGAACTTTTCTCCATTTCTGATAAATGTGATGGCAAGTGTACTGATAAttcaaataacaataattcaaAGGAAAAAGGATTTGTGAAGACATCTCTGTTTGTAAAGGCTAAGATGGATGGGGTTGCAATTGGTAGAAAGGTTGATCTGAATGCTCATAGCTGCTATGAGACTTTAGCTTCTGCATTGGATGCCATGTTTATTCCGAGTGCTTCAGTTGGGGCCAGAG GATCAAATATGGAAGAGCATGCTTCTGTTGCTGGTAAAAGACAACATGTTAGATTCCTGGATGGTTCATCTGACTTTGTTCTCACCTACGAAGACAAGGATGGAGATTGGATGCTTGTGGGAGACGTTCCTTGGGA GATATTTCTGAATTCTGTGAGGAGGCTCCGGATCATGAGGACAACCGATGCCAAAGGGCTTG CTCCGGGATCTCAAGAAAGGAATGGGAGACGACCAATTACTCCCTTATAG
- the LOC125205570 gene encoding auxin-responsive protein IAA11-like isoform X2, whose translation MQIDLYNMSSKESYDESELELGLGLSLGGANTKPNQPAPSSSSSSSSSSITKLNPTGTKRTADFPCSPPARSAISQVVGWPPVRTYRLNSLSNHAKSPVTEELFSISDKCDGKCTDNSNNNNSKEKGFVKTSLFVKAKMDGVAIGRKVDLNAHSCYETLASALDAMFIPSASVGARGSNMEEHASVAGKRQHVRFLDGSSDFVLTYEDKDGDWMLVGDVPWEIFLNSVRRLRIMRTTDAKGLAPGSQERNGRRPITPL comes from the exons ATGCAAATTGATCTTTACAACATGTCGTCGAAGGAGTCTTATGATGAGTCGGAGCTGGAATTGGGGCTCGGCCTCAGCCTTGGAGGTGCAAATACTAAGCCCAACCAACCGGCGCCATCCTCCTCCtcatcctcctcttcttcttccattaCTAAGCTCAATCCTACCGGCACCAAGAGAACTGCTGATTTCCCCTGTTCCCCGCCTGCCCGTTCTGCAATTAG CCAGGTTGTTGGATGGCCTCCCGTCCGAACTTATAGACTGAACAGCTTGTCGAACCATGCAAAATCACCCGTCACGGAAGAACTTTTCTCCATTTCTGATAAATGTGATGGCAAGTGTACTGATAAttcaaataacaataattcaaAGGAAAAAGGATTTGTGAAGACATCTCTGTTTGTAAAGGCTAAGATGGATGGGGTTGCAATTGGTAGAAAGGTTGATCTGAATGCTCATAGCTGCTATGAGACTTTAGCTTCTGCATTGGATGCCATGTTTATTCCGAGTGCTTCAGTTGGGGCCAGAG GATCAAATATGGAAGAGCATGCTTCTGTTGCTGGTAAAAGACAACATGTTAGATTCCTGGATGGTTCATCTGACTTTGTTCTCACCTACGAAGACAAGGATGGAGATTGGATGCTTGTGGGAGACGTTCCTTGGGA GATATTTCTGAATTCTGTGAGGAGGCTCCGGATCATGAGGACAACCGATGCCAAAGGGCTTG CTCCGGGATCTCAAGAAAGGAATGGGAGACGACCAATTACTCCCTTATAG